In Deltaproteobacteria bacterium, one genomic interval encodes:
- a CDS encoding Xaa-Pro peptidase family protein, whose protein sequence is MKSDTIPQRERVSRYHALSRLLDKINADAVLLTDLNSIRYFSGFTGSSALLLFEKDRATFLTDGRYETQSKAQVKGAGIVIFKKMLNAVKSLAVEHKLNKIAFESAHMTYSLWTDLQQSLGNAELIPLKDETRKMRYVKDRYEVDAMKKGAVLAREAFLAVKDRVRAGVREKEIALELEVEARKRGADKVAFDIIVASGENSALPHAVPGEREVRPGDLVVLDFGVLLDGYHTDETCTFRVGDVGGKADEIYNIVKAAHDLAIAAVRPGMKASDVDKVARDYISEKGYGQYFGHGTGHGVGLEIHELPVISGVSDELIQEGMVFTIEPGIYLPSLGGVRIEDMVLVTGEGCEIITECNKFM, encoded by the coding sequence ATGAAAAGTGATACTATCCCTCAACGTGAAAGAGTTTCAAGGTACCATGCTCTTTCCCGCCTTCTCGACAAAATTAATGCAGATGCGGTCTTGCTGACGGACCTGAACAGTATCCGGTACTTTTCGGGCTTTACGGGGAGTTCCGCCTTATTGCTCTTTGAAAAAGACAGGGCGACCTTTCTTACCGATGGTCGCTATGAAACACAGTCAAAGGCCCAGGTCAAAGGCGCCGGGATCGTAATCTTCAAAAAGATGCTCAATGCCGTTAAGTCACTTGCTGTTGAGCATAAATTAAATAAAATTGCCTTTGAGTCCGCCCATATGACTTATTCTCTCTGGACTGATCTTCAGCAAAGTTTGGGAAATGCAGAACTCATTCCCTTGAAAGATGAGACCCGAAAGATGCGTTATGTAAAGGACCGCTATGAAGTCGACGCTATGAAGAAGGGGGCCGTTCTTGCCAGAGAGGCCTTTCTTGCCGTTAAAGACAGGGTGCGGGCCGGTGTAAGGGAAAAGGAAATTGCCCTTGAGCTTGAAGTGGAAGCAAGAAAAAGAGGGGCAGATAAGGTCGCCTTTGATATTATTGTTGCTTCAGGAGAGAATTCGGCCCTTCCTCATGCTGTTCCCGGTGAAAGGGAGGTCCGGCCGGGTGATCTTGTCGTTCTTGATTTCGGTGTTCTCCTCGATGGTTATCATACTGATGAGACCTGCACCTTCCGTGTTGGAGATGTGGGAGGAAAGGCTGATGAAATATACAACATCGTTAAAGCGGCCCATGATCTGGCCATTGCCGCAGTCAGACCGGGAATGAAGGCGTCGGATGTTGATAAAGTGGCCAGGGATTATATAAGTGAAAAGGGTTACGGGCAATATTTCGGGCACGGTACGGGCCATGGTGTGGGCCTTGAAATTCATGAACTCCCTGTGATTTCGGGAGTAAGTGATGAGCTTATACAAGAGGGAATGGTTTTTACCATAGAGCCCGGCATATACCTTCCCTCTTTGGGAGGTGTCAGGATTGAAGATATGGTCCTCGTTACCGGTGAGGGCTGCGAGATTATTACAGAGTGTAACAAATTCATGTGA